The Chroicocephalus ridibundus chromosome 2, bChrRid1.1, whole genome shotgun sequence genome includes a region encoding these proteins:
- the LOC134510874 gene encoding myosin heavy chain, striated muscle-like, translated as MLKNQYNEKSSRVEEREQIIQEQKAEAANILDQQEKKKKKSVLEIEKLDRTLQSLHLDVIASQQKHKVELAQLEQQITQLERDLTDARKLYSQKDQAIRKRDDLLRKSEADFLQAREGIKAKVAEVEHLDSVVKKLKASIQDTQKEKNQTETETTILRTENQQLNQELQGVHKQCRKTAQELASQDEKLLLMESSLKATQEQLSEQIAETVRQEQNSRKSQTELKTLREHIIASEEEISDYK; from the exons ATGTTGAAAAATCAATACAATGAAAAATCCTCCAGAGTTGAAGAACGTGAGCAGATCATACAGGAACAAAAAGCTGAAGCTGCTAATATACTtgaccaacaggaaaaaaaaaagaaaaagtctgtcCTTGAAATTGAAAAACTAGACAGGACCTTACAGTCACTGCATCTGGATGTAATAGCTTCCCAGCAGAAACACAAAGTGGAACTTGCTCAGCTAGAACAGCAGATAACACAGCTTGAAAGAGACCTTACAGATGCCAGGAAACTTTATAGTCAAAAAGATCAG GCAATACGCAAAAGAGATGACCTTCTGAGAAAGTCGGAAGCTGATTTCCTGCAGGCAAGGGAAGGTATCAAAGCAAAAGTGGCTGAGGTGGAGCACCTTGACAGTGTGGTCAAGAAACTGAAAGCCAGTATCCAggacacacagaaagaaaagaatcagaCGGAGACAGAAACCACCATACTGAGAACTGAGAATCAGCAGCTAAATCAGGAACTGCAGGGTGTGCATAAGCAGTGCAGAAAGACAG cCCAAGAACTTGCCAGTCAAGATGAAAAACTTCTTCTAATGGAATCCAGCTTGAAAGCAACTCAAGAGCAGCTAAGTGAGCAAATAGCAGAAACAGTTCGCCAAGAACAGAACAGTAGAAAATCACAGACAGAGCTGAAGACCCTGAGAGAACATATTATAGCTTCTGAAGAAGAAATTAGTGATTACAAGTGA